The nucleotide sequence CGCCATTGTGCCATGCATAGTCATCTTGGGTTTGAGTTAGTTGTGCGTCTAGTGCTCTATCAAACCATGGCGTTGCACCCATGGCTTTTCCAATTGGCTCGCGACACAAGGCTTAGGCACTCTCGTGCCAATGTGGGGAGGAAGTAGGCTGTACCAGGCCACGTGTTGTTGCGCTCACGGGGTGCACACCATACATGTTGTGGAGCCCATGTGTGCGTGCTTGGGTGTTGTCCGTGTGTCCTAGGTACGCCTAAGGCAGTGCCATGGTACCCCCTTGGTGCGATTAAGGCCTTCCTTTTGTGCCCCTTTGAGTCACCTACCTTCCTTAAAGAGCAATATGAGCCATTGTCAAGATGTCTAGAGGAGACATCATACATGCTTGAGGAGacataatgaaatatttaaatactTAGAAATTATATTCCAAAATAAACCTCACCTTCCATCTGCACCAACTCCATAGCTAACATATGCTTGATGATTGCATGGTGCAAAAAGTAGCAGAGGCATTAGTCATCCCAAAGGCATTACCAGAAACTCGTATGAACCATACCAAGTTACACTAGTGGTCTCCCTTTCATCTCTTGTCGCAATCTGCACTTGCCAATAGCCTGATCTCAGGTCCAACTTGGTGAAGTAGAAGGCTTTTGAAAATCTATCAAACAGCTTGGCTGCCAAGAGGATCGGGTATTTGTTCTTTATGGTCACCTTGTTAAGAGCCCTATAATCCACACACATGCATAGAGAATCATAATGtttcttttggaaaaacatTGGTGCACCATATGGAGCCCTCAAGGGTTGGATTAGGCTTGCATCCAACAATTCCATCAACTATTTTCGTAGCTTTAACAATTCTGTAGGAGATATCCTGTAAGAGGCTTGAGCAAGGGGCTTTGTTCCAAGCAACAATTCAATCCTATGGTCAATAGGTCGTCGGGGTGGCAATTCCTTGGGGAGTTATACAAACATCACATTTTTGAACTCGTTCAAAATTTTGACCACTAAATTAGGGACTTCCACAGACTGCCCATCCTTGATCTCGATCAAGGTTGCGACATATGTATCATAGCCCTGCTTCAATCCCTTCTTTAACTAGATAGTGGACAACATCTCAGGCTGACCCTTACCACCATCATTTGCCCTCAAGGCTTGCACAAAACAAGGCTGTCTTTATTCCAACACCACCAATCCACCAAGATGTGGGATCAAGGCCACTTTGGCCTTCAAAAGGAAGTCTACACCAAGGATCAAATCGAAGTCATCTAAGGGCACACAATGTAGGTTACATGTGCCCTTCCAGTCACCAACTTGCATGGGGACATTCTTGGCTATCCCTTAGATCTTTTGGGCTTTGCTATTGACTGCCTTGATTCGACTGGTATCCTCTTCCAACTTCAATCCTAACCTGGTTGCCTCTCGAGTGGCCACAAAATTGTGAGTGGCAAGACTGTCCACCATGGCCTTAACTTGCACGCCATTCATAATTGCATGCACATGCATTAAGGACTTTTGGATAGGAGTCTCACCATGGAGGACATTCAGGAGTTGCACTGGATTGACTTTAGGAGGGGTATCTAAGTCAGATTCTCCCTTGTCTTCTGCAGTCACAAGGGCTAAGAGTTTATCTCTTTTGAGGCAATCCTTGGCTCGATGAGGACCATTGCAAATGAAGCATCCTGCCATTCAGGTGGATTGCTGCACAAATTTTGTGGTATTCTCCACTGGTTTTACTCCTGCAACACCTTTCTTGTTCTACTTCTTCCACCAAGACTTCTTAGAAGTCTTGTTTTCAGCCTTAGTCTTTCTGTTTCCTTCTGACTTTGGTTTTTGCATGGTGGAGATGACGCCACCCATCTTGTAATCCACCAAACAATCTGTTGCAGCCATGGGAAAAGGGAGATCACGAACCCTTTGGCTTCAAAGTTCTGTCTAAGCCCATCCTGGCAATCCGGACATGAAATTGAAAAGCTTGTTCTCTTGTGACATGTTCTTTATATCCAACATCAAGGAAttgaattccttgacatagtccTTCACTGATCCGGTGTGTCCGAGCATTTTCAATGATTCCTTGGCCACCTAAGCAGTGTTGGTGGGGAGGAATTGATCTTTCAATTCTTTCTTCAAAGTCTCCCAAGTGGTGATTTGGGGCATTCCAAACTCTACATCATCCTCCATCCTTGTTCACCACCACAGTTTGGTATCACCAGTCAAATACATACTGGTAATGGACACCTTCTCACCATCAGGAACATGAGCAGCCCTGAAGAACTACTCCATGTCCCATAAGAAATTCTCCAACTCCTTCGTGTTCATGTTACTAATGAAGCCCTTAGGCTTTGGGACCCGGACTTTAGGAGGGACTTCAGGGCTTGAGGAGCATCCCTGCAACACAGTCTTCTTAAGGACTACAATGTCTTCTCCATAAGATTGCAGGGTGGCCTTGAAATCATCCATCAGAGACTGGATCTCTATTTTCAAGCCAGTAAATTTCTCCTTAAAGAATTTGTCATAGGTCTCCAACAAACTCCTCTGCACTTGGATTTCCTACATAGTGTGCTCTTCCCACGAAGCCACAGTGCCATCCTCGCATGGCCATTCTCCTAGCATTTCTTCCATCCAAGCAATCATTTTCCGCAAGGCTTCCATTACACTACCACCAACCATCTTTGGTGCACGCTTTGTTACCACTTATCACACCCCTGAAATCTGcccaatttttttcattgagtGTGCGGTGTTAAGGACTCTTCCTTAACCAACCTTTCTGTCAAACCCTTAAAAGAACAATGTAACAAGCAACCACATGATTACGGGAACAcccttcccaacttgtattgTTCAACTCTACAAGATAGAAAATTGTCTTTCCAAAGTGTCTCAACAATTGGCCTAAGTCAGAATACAACGCTTAGAACCCTTAAGCATTCAATGACATTCTCTATGCTTTGTCTTAGAGATGCATGGGCCTTTTAAATGATCCACATTGCAGttacaattcaaaattcaaaaccaagGAACCTGCCTAGTGGTTCTACAACTACCACAATCGCTATAATTGCTTGCATAACCACCTAGCTGGTGAACTGCTTACATAATCGCCCAACTAAAGACACTCCTTCAGTCTAAGGTGTCTCTTCGCACCAGCCATCAGCACCATAACAACCTGCCTATTCCTTGTAGTTGAATGTTGTCCTGATCACTTGCTGCCACTAGCTAGCTTCCATCCCCTCAAACCTTTCCCATCAAGCTATTGATGAGTCCCCCTAATAAGCCTTGTAAGATGCCTTTTGTGAATAGGTGCCCACCAACGTGTCTTTGATCAAAACCCTCTGAACCAGTAACATGCACCAACCAGCTAACCAAGTGTCTGGTGTATCAGTGTGCTTTCCCTACATTGATCTGTGAGCCCATGCCATGTCAAGGTGCCCATAGCCTGGGCATGTGTCTAGCTCTCTTCATTAGATCAAGGCTCCACAACAACGAGCCATGGCATTGTGCCCATGACTGTGCCTTCTTAGTGCACAAGGCATTGCGCCCTTGTGCCATGCATAGTCATCTTGGGTCCGAGTCAATTGTGCGTCTAATGCTCCATCGAACCATGGCGTTATGCCCATGGATTCTCTAACTAGCTCGCTGCATAAGGCTTAGGTGCCCTTGTGTCAGTGTAGGCAGGAGGTAGGCTGCACCAGGCCCCGTGCCGTTGCACCTACGGGGTGCACGCCACACATGTCGTGGAACCCATGTGTGCATGCTTGAGTGCCATTCGTGTGTCCTAGGTATGCCCAAGGTCGTGCCATAGTACCCCTTTGGTGTGGTCAAGGCCTTCCCTTGGTGCCCCCTTGAGTCACCCACCCCTTCCCTTTTAAAGAACAATACATGTCATTCTCAAGATGTTTGGAGGAGACATCATACATGcttgaggagacataatggaataTTTGAATAAGTAGAAattatattctaaaataaaCCTCACCCTCCATTTGTACCAACTTCATAGGCAACATATGCTTGGTGCACGTGCAATGCGTGTCTGGTGCGCACGCGGTGCTTGTCTGGCTAGTCCGCGGTGTGTGCCTGACCCACACATGGTCTCTTTCTTTTATCTCTTGAGGTTTGAACCACCAAACTCCAGGTCATCATTGCTCACTGTCTAGGCTCccatgggtgcaaggcctacccatgaggccCTTTTCTCCGTCATTAGGTCAAGAGGCTGACAACAGCCACATATGGTTAACAAGAGTTAGTTAAATCTTAGCCACACAAATCATAAACTTACATAATTGCTAGCTTTCTTTGCTGCTGTAAGGAGGTAACTCACTCTAAAGAAAATCCCACCACAGTGATGTATTATTAAGGCAATCTTTcagttgaaaattttcactaaTTTCATTACTAATCATGTCCTTAATCTGACCCATAACTTCAACCATTATTCTCTTTGAAATTTCTAAGAACATTGATTCTTGATTGTGTGGAGAccctttaaaacaagtttggtGTGTTCCATAAGTCAATAAGGCATGTTCATCACCCTTCAATTGAATTCTACTTAAATGAGAATgattatcataaaatttaacCAACTGGTCCCAAGCTTCATTGGATGTCCTAGTAATGGAAATAAAGGGAACCACTAACTCAAATAGAGAGACAACCTAGTATCACATGAAGGATTTGAGTGCTCCCTAAAACTTCCTTGATCATTgctaaaacaagaaaagaaaaatataagaatgaaGGAAGAATGCCTAGAGAAAGAGGGGCTCTTGATACAATATGAATGTAAAAGGATTTTGTGTACAAGTTTTGTatcaattcataaagagtaatATTTTATGTGCATGAATGCACATTCATATTTGTCACAAAAagcaaaattaataaaaggaaattaagaatgcgtttggtagtgattttaggaagtgtttttagtctttctaacacttgaaaatttttatctttcatataTTAAAGATGCTAGAAACACTTcatagaatcactaccaaacacactctaaggGTATGATTGAGAGTGATTATGACAAAAGTGTTTTTAgcttataacatttttattaatagcatttttatcaaaatgttttcgtgaataattaattagtgtttggatatgaataaaaaaatgataatatttttgctaatgtgttatatattttgattgGAATTTCACACTTggggttttaaaaaaagaagtcacTTTCGACATTAACATTATGATTTCTCTTATATGTACGCCATAAAATATTTGACGTGGCAATAGCTACCAtacattttagtattaaaatttcaaatgatgAGTGTATTCAAACTCTATAGAAAGGTTAGGCCTGCAGACATTGCCCAATATTTTGATTGGAATTTCATGGttggggttttaaaaaaataagtcacTTTCAATAATAACATTATGATTTGTCTTATACGTATGCCATTAAATATTTGACGTGGCAATAGCTACCAtacattttagtattaaaatttcaaatgatgAGCGTAGTCAAACTCTATAGAAAGGTCAGGCCTGCAGACATTGTCCAATATTTTGATTGGAATTTCACAGTTggggttttaaaaaaagaagtcacTTTTGATATTAACATTATGATTTGTCTTATACGTATGCCATAAAATATTTGATGTGGCAATAGCTACCAtacattttagtattaaaatttcaaatgatgAGTGTGGTCAAACTCAATAGAAAGGTCAGGCCTGCAGACATTGGCCAATATTTTGATTGGAATTTCATAGTTggggttttaaaaaaagaagtcacTTTCGATATTAACATTATGATTTGTCTTATACGTACGCCATAAAATATTTGACGTGGCAATAGCTACCATgcattttagtattaaaatttcaaatgatgAGTGTGGTCAAACTCTATAGAAAGGTCAGGCCTACAGACATTGCCCAATATTTTGATTGGAATTTCACAGTCggggttttaaaaaaagaagtcacTTTCAATATTAACATTATGATTTGTCTTGTACATACACCATAAAATATTTGACGTGGCAATAGCTACCAtacattttagtattaaaatttcaaatgatgAGTGTGGTCAAACTCCATAGAAAGGTCAGGCCTACAGACATTGCCCAATATTTTGATTGGAATTTCATAGttggggttttaaaaaaataagtcacTTTTGATATTAACATTATGCTTTGTCTTATACGTACGCCATAAAGTATTTGACGTGACAATAGCTACCAtacattttagtattaaaatttcaaatgatgAGTGTGGTCAAACTCTATAGAAAGGTCAGGCCTACAGACATTGCCCAATATTTTGATTGGAATTTCACGGTTggggttttaaaaaaagaagtcacTTTCAATATTTACATTATGATTTGTCTTATACGTACTCCATAAAATATTTGATGTGGCAACAGTTACCAtacattttagtattaaaatttcaaatgatgAGTGGGATATgctgataaaaatataaattcgtGGTCAGTAATTGACTGATGGAATGAGTTGATTCAAGAGATGAATTGTCAAACTTGTTTTTGTTGGattatttattgtttgttaTATATCAGCTTAATCAGCTGGGAAAATTTGGCATCAGCTTAATCAGCTGGGAAAATTTGGCACTTATGAAGTTACTTGTCGATTCTAATCGGACTTCCTTCACTGAGATAAATTTTTGGCTTAAATCTGATCCAATCATGATTTTGGGATTTGGGTTTACAGCAAAGTTGGTTATATTTTGTAATAGAGGTTGGGCTTTAATTTGAAAGGAAAAGTTGAAATGGTTAGATAGGTGCGGTTACCGTCATTCTTAATCAAGACAGGGCTTTTACAATTATTAGTGACAAAactttttctatataaaatcgtatgataattaaataacaatatgATTTTTGCATATGAAACTATCTAATCCATATGGACTTCATGAGTCATTCATCTGGCAATCTAGATCTATGCTTATCATATTTggttcttatgtttttttttttaattatttattattatctataaatttccttttggaggaaaaaataaattttggacaGACCATCTTGATCTATGATTGTGAATGTTACAGAAGCTGAACATACAAATGGCCGTACAGGAGATGAAGACATTGCCAACAGCTCCACAATGAGTTCATGGATCgtggaaaagtaaaataaacaaaGGATCCTTTCACCATATGATATTGCAATTACAAAATGTCAAATGCTGATTGGGAGGTGAATTGTATTGTCTTCTTACCTcttcttttattataaattccaaTCAGATCTTGTATACTCTCTTGCACACAGAAGAGGAAACCAGAAATGGGAACTTCAAGCTCTTCAATGCTTTCATTGCTTTCAATCATCTTTTTGCTCTCTCTTTCATGGGCAGCTTCGGATTCTGTTCATGGAGCTTTTCTCCAATGCCTTTCTACCCATTCTCAGTCTTCTCATCCCATCTCTGCAGTACTATACACTCCTGATAACTCTTCATATTCGTCTGTTTTAGAGTCATACATTAGAAACCTCCGATTCAATACATCTACAACCCCTAAACCGCGCCTTATCATCACCGCCACCCATGAGTCTCACATAAAAGCTGCCATTATTTGCTCTAAGAAGCATGGCTTGCAGATGAAAATTCGAAGCGGTGGCCATGACTACGAGGGCGTGTCTTATGTATCCGATGTCCCCTTCTTCATCCTTGATATGTTCAATGTTCGATCCATTAGTGTGGATATAGAAGATGAGAGTGCTTGGGTTCAGGCTGGAGCAACTCTTGGTGAAATTTACTATAGGATTGCCGAGAAAAGCAAGACTCATGGCTTTCCTGCTGGTGTATGTCCTACGGTTGGTGCTGGTGGCCACTTCAGTGGTGGCGGTTATGGTAATATGATGAGAAAGTTCGGGCTGTCTGTCGATAACATTGTGGATGCAGAGTTGGTTGATGTTAATGGCCGACTTCTCAACCGAAAATCAATGGGGGAAGACTTGTTTTGGGCCATTAGAGGAGGAGGTGGAGCTAGCTACGGCCTCATTGTTTCTTATAAAATCAAGCTTGTCCAAGTTCCAGCTACAGTAACTGTTTTCCGAGTTGCAAGGACCTTGGAACAGAATGCAACAAACACTGTGTATCAGTGGCAGCAAGTTGCAGATAAGGTTGATGGCGATCTATTCATCAGACTAACCATGGATGTGGTGAATAGCAGCCGGAGTGGAGAGAAGACAGGAAGAGCCACATTCCGGTCCTTGTTCCTTGGAAGTTCTGAAAGACTTCTCTCCATCATGAACACGAGCTTACCCGAGTTGGGGTTGCAGAGCTCAGACTGCACTGAGATGAGTTGGGTAGAGTCTGTCCTCTTCTGGACAAACTTTGCCATGGGAACGCCTGTTGAGGCTTTGCTTGATCGAAACCCTCAAGTACTCACCCACTTGAAG is from Vitis riparia cultivar Riparia Gloire de Montpellier isolate 1030 chromosome 10, EGFV_Vit.rip_1.0, whole genome shotgun sequence and encodes:
- the LOC117923777 gene encoding berberine bridge enzyme-like 8, whose product is MGTSSSSMLSLLSIIFLLSLSWAASDSVHGAFLQCLSTHSQSSHPISAVLYTPDNSSYSSVLESYIRNLRFNTSTTPKPRLIITATHESHIKAAIICSKKHGLQMKIRSGGHDYEGVSYVSDVPFFILDMFNVRSISVDIEDESAWVQAGATLGEIYYRIAEKSKTHGFPAGVCPTVGAGGHFSGGGYGNMMRKFGLSVDNIVDAELVDVNGRLLNRKSMGEDLFWAIRGGGGASYGLIVSYKIKLVQVPATVTVFRVARTLEQNATNTVYQWQQVADKVDGDLFIRLTMDVVNSSRSGEKTGRATFRSLFLGSSERLLSIMNTSLPELGLQSSDCTEMSWVESVLFWTNFAMGTPVEALLDRNPQVLTHLKRKSDYLKEPIPKAGLEGIWKKMIELQTPALAFNPYGGKMAEISPSATPFPHRAGNLCKIQYATNWDEEGSEAGEAAERYINLTRQLYSYMTPFVSKSPREAFLNYRDLDLGINHNGKNSYLEGRVYGIKYFKKNFNRLVRIKTKVDPGNFFRNEQSIPTLPY